In Archangium violaceum, the following are encoded in one genomic region:
- a CDS encoding DHH family phosphoesterase: MPATPTANSRRSTPGGVEGTEPPPPRIASLPARAKLERLLRVAKGHKKALVLTHDNPDPDSLAAAVALTQLLKERADVEEARVGYGGIIGRAENLAFVKVLRLPVVPIAQLDLDEYDLLALVDTQPPTGNHAIPPRLRSEVDIVIDHHPLRNESLEAPFADVGGDFGATSTMLAEYLRAARLEPSVEVATALFYGVKADTRDLGRETTQTDIDTYLWLFPRMDKQLLSQIEHPELPARYFQLYHTAFERAKVYGDTAIVTDLEEVYSPDMVAEVAERLMFLDGMKWSLAYATYHNQLFLSLRVKDRRMNAGRLIREICEDYGGSAGGHGSMAGARIPLSGRATQRKAIKRELVRRFLEAFGVAEERPVALLSAPSP, translated from the coding sequence ATGCCTGCTACACCGACAGCCAACAGCCGCAGATCGACGCCGGGGGGCGTAGAGGGCACGGAGCCCCCGCCACCACGCATCGCGAGCCTGCCGGCCCGTGCCAAGTTGGAACGGCTGCTCCGGGTGGCCAAGGGGCACAAGAAGGCCCTCGTGCTCACCCACGACAATCCGGATCCGGACTCCCTCGCCGCGGCGGTGGCGCTGACGCAACTCTTGAAGGAGCGGGCGGACGTGGAGGAGGCCCGGGTGGGCTACGGCGGCATCATCGGACGGGCGGAGAACCTCGCCTTCGTGAAGGTGCTGCGCCTGCCCGTGGTGCCCATCGCCCAGCTGGACCTGGACGAGTACGACCTGCTGGCGCTGGTGGACACGCAGCCGCCCACGGGCAACCACGCCATTCCGCCGCGGCTGCGGAGCGAGGTGGACATCGTCATCGACCACCACCCGCTGCGCAACGAGAGCCTCGAGGCGCCCTTCGCGGACGTGGGCGGTGACTTCGGAGCCACCTCGACGATGCTGGCGGAGTACCTGCGCGCCGCGCGGTTGGAGCCGTCGGTGGAGGTGGCCACGGCGCTCTTCTACGGGGTGAAGGCGGACACGCGGGATCTGGGACGCGAGACGACCCAGACGGACATCGACACGTACCTGTGGCTGTTCCCGAGGATGGACAAGCAGCTGCTGAGCCAGATCGAGCACCCGGAGCTGCCGGCGCGGTATTTCCAGCTGTACCACACGGCTTTCGAGCGGGCGAAGGTGTACGGGGACACGGCGATCGTGACGGACCTGGAAGAGGTCTACTCGCCGGACATGGTGGCCGAGGTGGCCGAGCGGCTGATGTTCCTGGACGGGATGAAGTGGTCGCTGGCGTACGCGACGTACCACAACCAGCTCTTCCTCTCGTTGAGGGTGAAGGATCGGCGGATGAACGCGGGCCGGCTGATCCGGGAGATCTGCGAGGACTACGGCGGCTCGGCGGGAGGCCACGGCAGCATGGCGGGCGCGAGGATTCCGCTGTCGGGGCGAGCGACCCAGCGCAAGGCGATCAAGCGGGAGCTGGTGCGCCGCTTCCTCGAGGCCTTTGGAGTCGCGGAGGAGCGGCCGGTGGCGCTGCTGTCCGCGCCCTCGCCGTGA
- a CDS encoding patatin-like phospholipase family protein, which produces MLLKQRFQILRPLEEMEMALVRAAMDSPSLLDSREETVLRTALSLARLYKLRHEGHDHSVETWTTPFREDVARRLGPVLLGKRRITRDQLVPHARDLRHRTLQVRDELIHHLRGQVPEEVLHRELQHKSLVVVAGGGGGSAYVYMGVMALLDEHGLKPSLLAGTSMGAILMLMRSRMARFDQSDLVGIIRSLSWRKLFRFISTENRYGLPAALRLFLRAGLGRYFDAGPNQEGGLRLKDLPVPILVAVGGIRRGMLPRPLEYYERLLGTSPVSLLSPTGVARRIQAVMGTLAEFFTRPEIMVKLHLGLDEKTSHFDAIDAAGFSSALPGVIHYDVLREDANMHGLLNGLLEEKGIFRLMDGGLVDNLPVKAAWKAVHHGNLGTRNAFLLALDGFAPRLSTPFWLPLQRLAAMTVAPNLPYAHLVKCFGPTLSPLELVPSVQLATKAMHFGRKQLGPDMPFLTRMLSPLPHLG; this is translated from the coding sequence GTGCTGCTGAAGCAACGCTTCCAGATCCTCCGGCCCCTCGAAGAGATGGAGATGGCCCTGGTGCGCGCGGCGATGGACTCGCCCTCGCTGCTGGACTCGCGCGAGGAGACCGTGCTGCGCACCGCGCTCTCCCTGGCGCGCCTCTACAAGCTGCGCCACGAGGGACATGATCACTCCGTGGAGACGTGGACCACGCCCTTCCGCGAGGACGTGGCGCGGAGGCTCGGCCCGGTGCTGCTCGGCAAGCGCCGCATCACCCGGGACCAGCTGGTGCCGCACGCACGGGACCTGCGCCACCGCACCCTCCAGGTGCGCGACGAGCTCATCCACCACCTGCGGGGGCAGGTGCCCGAGGAAGTGCTGCACCGCGAGCTCCAGCACAAGTCGCTGGTGGTGGTGGCCGGCGGAGGAGGAGGCTCGGCCTACGTGTACATGGGGGTGATGGCCCTGCTGGACGAGCACGGCCTGAAGCCATCGCTGCTGGCGGGCACCTCCATGGGCGCCATCCTGATGCTGATGCGCTCACGGATGGCGCGCTTCGACCAGTCGGACCTGGTGGGCATCATCCGCAGCCTGTCCTGGCGCAAGCTCTTCCGGTTCATCTCCACGGAGAATCGCTACGGGCTGCCGGCGGCGCTGCGCCTCTTCCTGCGCGCGGGCCTGGGCCGCTACTTCGACGCGGGACCGAACCAGGAGGGCGGGCTGAGGCTGAAGGATCTCCCGGTGCCCATCCTCGTCGCGGTGGGTGGCATCCGGCGGGGCATGCTGCCCAGGCCGCTCGAGTATTACGAGCGCCTGCTGGGCACGAGCCCGGTGAGCCTGTTGAGCCCCACGGGCGTGGCGCGCCGCATCCAGGCGGTGATGGGGACGCTGGCCGAGTTCTTCACCCGTCCGGAGATCATGGTGAAGCTCCACCTGGGGCTGGACGAGAAGACGTCCCACTTCGACGCGATCGACGCGGCGGGCTTCTCCTCGGCGCTGCCCGGTGTCATCCACTACGACGTGCTGCGCGAGGACGCGAACATGCACGGCCTGCTCAACGGGCTCCTGGAGGAGAAGGGCATCTTCCGGCTGATGGATGGGGGACTGGTGGACAACCTCCCGGTGAAGGCGGCCTGGAAGGCGGTGCACCATGGCAACCTCGGCACGCGCAACGCCTTCCTCCTCGCGCTGGATGGCTTCGCGCCCCGGCTCAGCACGCCCTTCTGGCTGCCGCTGCAACGGCTCGCCGCCATGACGGTGGCGCCCAACCTCCCCTACGCCCACCTGGTGAAGTGCTTCGGCCCCACCCTCTCGCCCCTGGAGCTGGTGCCTTCCGTTCAGCTCGCCACCAAGGCCATGCACTTCGGCCGCAAACAGCTCGGCCCGGACATGCCCTTCCTGACGCGGATGCTCTCTCCACTTCCGCACCTTGGCTGA
- a CDS encoding branched-chain amino acid transaminase, with product MSSTSANVLRSDQIWLDGKLIKWDEGQVHVMTHALHYGLGVFEGIRAYRTYDGRLAVFRLREHIDRLFDSAHICMMKLPFTPEQLSEACLELLRKQKDLFANGAYLRPIAFMGDGAMGLGAINPTRVAITAWDWGAYLGDKGIREGIRAKVSSFTRLHVNVNMVRGKISGQYVNSILAKREAVLAGYDEAILLDISGFVAEASGENIFLVNKKGIIKTPPLSSPILDGITRDSVLKILRDSGRSVEEVTVTRDALYICNEVFFTGTAAEITPVREVDNRTVGTGKPGPITQYVQETYFRAVRGQESRYSEWLTYV from the coding sequence ATGAGCTCGACCTCCGCCAACGTCCTGCGCTCCGATCAGATCTGGCTCGATGGCAAGCTGATCAAATGGGACGAAGGCCAGGTGCACGTGATGACCCACGCCCTGCACTACGGGCTGGGGGTCTTCGAGGGCATCCGGGCCTACCGCACCTACGATGGACGGCTCGCGGTGTTCCGCCTGCGCGAGCACATCGACCGCCTGTTCGACTCGGCGCACATCTGCATGATGAAGCTGCCCTTCACCCCGGAGCAGCTGTCCGAGGCGTGCCTGGAGCTGCTGCGCAAGCAGAAGGACCTGTTCGCCAACGGGGCCTACCTGCGCCCCATCGCCTTCATGGGCGACGGAGCCATGGGCCTGGGCGCCATCAACCCCACCCGCGTGGCCATCACCGCCTGGGACTGGGGCGCGTACCTCGGGGACAAGGGCATCCGCGAGGGCATCCGCGCCAAGGTGAGCTCCTTCACCCGCCTGCACGTGAACGTGAACATGGTGCGCGGGAAGATCTCCGGCCAGTACGTCAACTCCATCCTCGCCAAGCGCGAGGCGGTGCTCGCCGGCTATGACGAGGCCATCCTCCTGGACATCAGCGGCTTCGTCGCCGAGGCCTCCGGGGAGAACATCTTCCTCGTCAACAAGAAGGGCATCATCAAGACCCCTCCCCTCTCCTCGCCCATCCTCGACGGCATCACCCGCGACTCGGTGCTGAAGATCCTCCGGGACTCCGGCCGCTCGGTGGAGGAGGTCACCGTCACCCGCGACGCCCTCTACATCTGCAACGAGGTCTTCTTCACCGGCACGGCGGCGGAGATCACCCCGGTGCGCGAGGTGGACAACCGCACCGTCGGCACGGGCAAGCCCGGCCCCATCACCCAGTATGTGCAGGAGACCTACTTCCGCGCCGTCCGGGGGCAGGAGTCGCGCTACTCCGAGTGGCTCACCTACGTCTGA
- a CDS encoding Fic family protein yields MKERYQEIDEKNEALRDYLGIFKEKGRDFLEKFEMSWIYHDAALEGTVYTQAELVSALFPERASMDPAMIPVVLEIRNHKAACDYLREDAAANGKKQTQITLTTIKRIHDLLCGNTPEAQATRANIERRERTEKELAKERDRSGYRKDMPLHRTYFHEIAQPAKIQPLLEKLVDYTGSAEFREFHPIKQAAVAQHKFMQIFPFTENSGKVGRMLTNLVLLRNGYMPAIIHSIDRQRYYESLRGAEGLFRALLMDAIENSLDNGVKYFKDLGRRYKAIN; encoded by the coding sequence GTGAAGGAACGCTACCAAGAGATCGACGAGAAGAACGAAGCGCTGCGCGACTACCTTGGCATCTTCAAGGAGAAGGGTCGCGACTTCCTCGAGAAGTTCGAGATGTCGTGGATCTACCACGACGCGGCGCTCGAAGGGACCGTGTACACGCAGGCGGAGCTGGTGTCGGCGCTGTTCCCGGAACGGGCCAGCATGGACCCGGCGATGATCCCCGTGGTGCTGGAGATCCGCAACCACAAGGCCGCGTGTGACTACCTGCGCGAGGACGCCGCCGCCAACGGCAAGAAGCAGACGCAGATCACGCTGACGACCATCAAGCGCATCCACGATCTGCTGTGTGGCAACACGCCGGAGGCCCAGGCGACGCGCGCCAACATCGAGCGGCGGGAGCGGACGGAGAAGGAGCTGGCCAAGGAGCGCGATCGCAGCGGCTACCGCAAGGACATGCCCCTGCACCGCACCTACTTCCACGAGATCGCCCAGCCGGCGAAGATCCAGCCGCTGCTGGAGAAGCTGGTGGACTACACGGGCAGCGCCGAGTTCCGCGAGTTCCACCCCATCAAGCAGGCGGCGGTGGCGCAGCACAAGTTCATGCAGATCTTCCCCTTCACGGAGAACAGCGGGAAGGTCGGTCGGATGCTCACGAACCTCGTGCTGCTGCGCAACGGCTACATGCCGGCGATCATCCACTCGATCGATCGTCAGCGGTACTACGAGTCCCTGCGGGGCGCCGAGGGGCTGTTCCGCGCGCTGCTGATGGACGCGATCGAGAACTCGCTGGACAACGGTGTGAAGTACTTCAAGGACCTGGGTCGCCGGTACAAGGCCATCAACTAG
- a CDS encoding AAA family ATPase: MRPEPGAIPNPFNLENPAILDIAPSEPKSLEETGLKIGLLSDIALRYLYYQGTATGMDIAQELRLPWPGVIETVVDFLAGEKLVDLRGGKGFGRASVDFILSEKGREYARGAIERSTYVGPAPVPIEQYNALITAQTEESPVISNEDLVVGLSHLTVSADLMDKLGPAVNSGRSLFLYGPPGNGKTSLAEAISRMFGGEVFIPHCLEIDNQIIKVFDALNHVPVTLESERDAAGRRQTFEMDNRWQLCRRPAVVVGGELTLETLDLIYSPTARFYEAPFQVKANGGMLLIDDFGRQKVHPTDLLNRWIVPLEKRIDFLTLHTGKKFDIPFDQLLVFSTNLDPKELVDEAFLRRIKYKIEVTNPDEETYREIFARVCEAAGIPYVEQAVTYLIEHYYKPRSMQMRACHPRDLVQLIKDAARYRQIPPALSKDLLDQACEVFLVSL; this comes from the coding sequence ATGCGTCCCGAGCCCGGTGCCATTCCCAATCCCTTCAACCTCGAGAACCCGGCCATCCTCGACATCGCTCCCTCGGAGCCGAAGTCGTTGGAGGAGACAGGGCTGAAGATCGGCCTGCTGTCGGACATCGCCCTGCGGTACCTGTACTACCAGGGTACCGCCACGGGCATGGACATCGCCCAGGAGCTGCGGCTGCCCTGGCCCGGTGTCATCGAGACGGTGGTGGACTTCCTGGCCGGCGAGAAGCTGGTGGACCTGCGAGGCGGCAAGGGCTTCGGTCGCGCCTCGGTGGACTTCATCCTCTCGGAGAAGGGGCGCGAGTACGCGCGCGGCGCCATCGAGCGCAGCACCTACGTGGGCCCCGCTCCCGTCCCCATCGAGCAGTACAACGCCCTCATCACCGCGCAGACGGAGGAGAGCCCTGTCATCAGCAACGAGGACCTGGTGGTGGGCCTGTCCCACCTCACCGTCTCCGCGGACCTGATGGACAAGCTGGGCCCGGCGGTGAACTCGGGCCGCTCGCTCTTCCTCTACGGCCCTCCGGGCAACGGCAAGACGAGCCTCGCGGAGGCCATCAGCCGCATGTTCGGCGGCGAGGTCTTCATCCCCCACTGCCTGGAGATCGACAACCAGATCATCAAGGTCTTCGACGCCCTCAACCACGTCCCGGTGACGCTCGAGTCCGAGCGGGACGCGGCGGGCCGGCGGCAGACCTTCGAGATGGACAACCGCTGGCAGCTGTGCCGGCGCCCCGCCGTGGTGGTGGGCGGCGAGCTGACGCTGGAGACGTTGGACCTCATCTATTCGCCCACGGCGCGCTTCTACGAGGCCCCGTTCCAGGTGAAGGCCAACGGCGGCATGCTGCTCATCGACGACTTCGGCCGGCAGAAGGTCCACCCGACGGATCTGCTCAACCGGTGGATCGTCCCCCTGGAGAAGCGGATCGACTTCCTCACCCTGCACACGGGCAAGAAGTTCGACATCCCCTTCGACCAGCTGCTCGTCTTCTCCACCAATCTGGATCCCAAGGAGCTGGTGGACGAGGCCTTCCTGCGGCGCATCAAGTACAAGATCGAGGTGACGAACCCCGACGAGGAGACGTACCGGGAGATCTTCGCCCGCGTGTGCGAGGCTGCCGGCATCCCCTACGTGGAGCAGGCCGTCACCTATCTCATCGAGCACTACTACAAGCCCCGGAGCATGCAGATGCGCGCCTGCCACCCTCGGGATCTGGTGCAGCTCATCAAGGACGCGGCGCGTTACCGGCAGATCCCCCCGGCGCTGTCCAAGGACCTGCTCGACCAGGCGTGCGAGGTCTTCCTCGTCAGCCTGTGA
- a CDS encoding serine/threonine-protein kinase, translating into MSTSPTPRIPRILGPYEILSQLGKGGMAEVFRARVRAGPRQGWTVAVKRLLPALTKDPASVSLFAAEARLTKQLDHPNIVQVLDVGLVEGQYFIVMELVDGRDLGHILRRCKHRGIYLPLDFAVYLGRVLLQALSYAHSATGPGGEPLGIVHCDISPSNLFISRLGDIKLGDFGVARLRVDGVLQGGEVLGKPYYLSPEALQGAIDPSVDLWAATVVLYELLTLQRPFTGSTPEEVFTKIVYRDYLPPSLIRPEIPEALDEIIHKGFAVNPEDRFPSAEAFAEALAPHYDERVGTPLAIAAVVRGLFGISDST; encoded by the coding sequence GTGAGCACTTCTCCCACGCCGCGGATTCCCCGCATCCTCGGCCCCTACGAAATCCTGTCACAGCTCGGCAAGGGCGGAATGGCCGAGGTCTTCCGGGCGCGCGTTCGCGCCGGTCCCCGTCAGGGCTGGACCGTCGCCGTCAAGCGGCTGCTGCCCGCCCTCACCAAGGATCCCGCCTCCGTCTCCCTCTTCGCCGCCGAGGCCCGCCTCACCAAGCAGCTGGATCATCCCAACATCGTCCAGGTGCTCGACGTGGGGCTGGTGGAGGGCCAGTACTTCATCGTCATGGAGCTGGTGGATGGCCGGGACCTCGGGCACATCCTCCGCCGCTGCAAGCACCGCGGCATCTACCTGCCCCTGGATTTCGCCGTCTACCTGGGCCGCGTGCTGCTCCAGGCCCTGAGCTACGCCCACTCCGCTACGGGCCCCGGCGGCGAGCCCCTGGGCATCGTCCACTGCGACATCTCGCCCTCGAACCTGTTCATCTCCCGGCTGGGCGACATCAAGCTGGGTGACTTCGGCGTGGCCCGCCTGCGCGTGGATGGGGTGCTCCAGGGCGGCGAGGTGCTCGGCAAGCCCTACTATCTGTCTCCCGAGGCCCTGCAGGGCGCCATCGATCCGTCGGTGGACCTGTGGGCCGCCACCGTCGTGCTGTACGAGCTGCTGACGCTGCAGCGGCCCTTCACGGGTTCCACTCCGGAAGAGGTCTTCACGAAGATCGTCTACCGGGATTACCTGCCGCCGAGCCTCATCCGCCCGGAGATCCCCGAAGCCCTGGACGAGATCATCCACAAGGGCTTCGCGGTGAATCCCGAGGACCGGTTCCCCTCGGCCGAGGCCTTCGCCGAGGCCCTGGCGCCCCACTACGACGAGCGCGTGGGCACCCCGTTGGCCATCGCCGCCGTGGTCCGTGGGCTCTTCGGGATCAGCGACTCGACGTGA
- a CDS encoding cysteine desulfurase family protein produces the protein MIYWDHNAAAPVRPEVATLLARTFSEGGWGNASSVHRGGREARGRLDAARARVARVLGCEPKEVCFTGSGSEADALALKGTWLARKETRRRRVVTSAIEHPSVLAAVKQLEALGAEVVRVRPGHDGRVPLEAMMEALTPETLLCSLMWANNETGVVQPVAELSRACRQRGILFHTDAVQAVGKLPTNLREVDADLLALSAHKFGGPPGAGVLVVRKGVEMQALTPGHQEAGLRGGTQNVPYAEALALALELANEEQPAHAARVEKLRDTFEREVRTRIPDVTVSGEGAPRVPNTSNLCFHGADGEALLIALDLEGICASSGAACASGTLTPSHVLLAMGLTPTQAHGSLRFSLGPTTTEAEVTRVVEALTTHVPRARALNLE, from the coding sequence GTGATCTACTGGGACCACAACGCGGCCGCGCCGGTGCGGCCGGAGGTGGCCACGTTGCTGGCGCGGACCTTCTCCGAGGGAGGCTGGGGCAACGCCTCCAGCGTGCACCGGGGTGGGCGCGAGGCCCGGGGGCGACTGGACGCGGCGCGGGCCCGGGTGGCGCGAGTGCTGGGCTGTGAGCCGAAGGAGGTGTGCTTCACCGGCTCGGGCTCGGAGGCGGACGCGCTGGCGCTGAAGGGCACCTGGCTGGCGCGGAAGGAAACCCGGAGACGGCGCGTGGTGACCTCGGCCATCGAGCATCCCTCGGTGCTGGCGGCGGTGAAGCAGCTGGAGGCCCTGGGCGCGGAGGTGGTGCGGGTGCGGCCGGGACATGACGGCCGGGTGCCACTGGAAGCGATGATGGAGGCGCTGACGCCGGAGACGCTGCTGTGCTCGTTGATGTGGGCGAACAACGAGACGGGCGTGGTGCAGCCGGTGGCGGAGCTGTCGAGGGCGTGCCGGCAGAGGGGAATCCTGTTCCACACGGATGCGGTGCAGGCGGTGGGAAAGCTGCCGACGAACCTGCGCGAGGTGGACGCGGATCTGCTGGCGCTGTCGGCGCACAAGTTCGGAGGCCCGCCAGGAGCGGGGGTGCTGGTGGTGCGCAAGGGCGTGGAGATGCAGGCGCTGACACCGGGGCACCAGGAAGCGGGACTGCGAGGGGGGACACAGAACGTGCCCTACGCGGAGGCGCTGGCGCTGGCGTTGGAACTGGCGAACGAGGAGCAGCCGGCGCACGCGGCGAGGGTGGAGAAGCTGAGGGACACCTTCGAGCGGGAGGTACGCACGCGCATCCCGGACGTGACGGTGAGCGGGGAGGGAGCGCCGCGAGTGCCGAACACGAGCAACCTGTGCTTCCACGGGGCGGACGGAGAGGCACTGCTGATCGCGCTGGATCTGGAAGGTATCTGCGCGTCCTCGGGAGCGGCGTGTGCATCGGGGACGCTGACGCCCTCGCACGTACTGCTGGCGATGGGACTCACGCCGACGCAGGCGCACGGCTCACTGCGCTTCTCCTTGGGGCCGACGACGACGGAGGCGGAGGTGACACGGGTGGTGGAGGCCCTCACCACGCATGTACCGAGGGCCCGAGCCCTGAACCTGGAGTAG
- the glnE gene encoding bifunctional [glutamate--ammonia ligase]-adenylyl-L-tyrosine phosphorylase/[glutamate--ammonia-ligase] adenylyltransferase: protein MTWTEESLRAEGFENPRRAAKELSTLSGPLGAHAAERIHEAAKRTSEPDEVVAAFDRVREGLQGLGEPTLSRLLDWLPAVFHASTFAPRLLATRPGLLRWLAGSRTLTREKPREHYHREARAATRRIGPTDAEGLHRRLRRYKYREYLRLMVRDAALKAPMAELGREHTALAEALIGAALAWAERSLRAKYGTPDTPGFCILGMGKLGGEDLNFSSDVDLIYLYRGDGHTTGGTAGALPGVQYFTRLGEAVTQALTKVTAEGFCYRVDLNLRPQGRAGAMVISLPAALSYYETFGRMWERAAFLKARVVAGDAELANELLSDLSPFIWRRSLDLSAVDGLRELKAQIDLRGKASADDVKLGPGGIREVEFFVNALQLLQGGKDATLREARTMRALRKLERAGFVSGPDADALEEAYVFLRRVENRLQMLEERQTQALPSGERERRRLATSLGFADWNTFGAELERHRRFVLDAFNTLLGQTARDEVPDEPLLALALDPDLPPRERQAALDKRGFENPERALAELERLARVPHSPFVDGGSGVKAVRLLSELAQTPDPDQALLHFSDFLARLHQPEGYLGLLTNMPRASRRLFNLFGQSDYLSRIFLRHPELLDALVQAQLDEAVKPPERIRQELSARLARHPDAEAKHGAMPRFKNEEVLRIGLNDIGGDLTVPEVARQLTAVADAILDECLFLAMEEQRERYGLPLNASGQREGLVVIAMGKLGGYELGYHSDLDLIFVYSGNGQAETSGGNRGGITHHEYFAKTVQRLMTLLQVQLREGHLYKIDARLRPSGNQGALVVSQDAFREHHQKRAQLWERQALIKARPAAGDATHFRALQEEVLVPLVYERPLPPGAAAEIDRLRTRMERELAHESAQQLNPKLGQGGLVDVEFAVQYLQLVHGREYPRVRSTNTLAALEGLQAEGRLSPEDAEVLREGYLFLRRVENRLRLVHASSLAHMPTSGRPLAQLARRMGVLRADPGETFLARYRASATRVRDVYARVLRASR, encoded by the coding sequence ATGACCTGGACCGAGGAATCACTGAGGGCGGAGGGCTTCGAGAACCCGAGGAGAGCGGCCAAGGAGCTATCGACCCTGTCAGGCCCGCTCGGAGCCCACGCGGCGGAGCGGATCCACGAAGCGGCGAAAAGAACCTCGGAGCCGGACGAAGTGGTAGCGGCCTTCGATCGGGTCCGAGAAGGCCTGCAGGGATTAGGAGAACCGACCCTCTCGCGCCTGCTGGACTGGCTACCAGCGGTCTTCCACGCGAGCACGTTCGCGCCGAGGCTGCTGGCGACACGTCCGGGACTGCTGCGCTGGCTGGCGGGCTCACGAACCCTGACACGAGAAAAACCCCGGGAGCACTACCACCGAGAGGCACGGGCGGCGACGCGCCGAATCGGGCCAACCGACGCGGAGGGACTGCACCGCCGCCTGCGCCGCTACAAGTACCGTGAATACCTGCGGCTGATGGTGCGCGACGCGGCGCTGAAAGCACCGATGGCGGAGTTGGGCCGCGAGCACACGGCCTTGGCGGAGGCGCTCATCGGAGCGGCGCTGGCCTGGGCGGAGCGCTCGCTGAGGGCGAAGTACGGCACGCCGGACACGCCGGGCTTCTGCATCCTGGGGATGGGCAAGCTGGGAGGAGAGGATCTCAACTTCAGCTCGGACGTGGATCTCATCTACCTGTACCGGGGAGACGGGCACACGACGGGGGGAACGGCGGGGGCGTTGCCGGGCGTGCAGTACTTCACGAGGCTGGGCGAGGCGGTGACGCAGGCGCTGACGAAGGTGACGGCGGAGGGATTCTGCTACCGGGTGGACCTGAACCTGAGGCCGCAGGGGAGAGCGGGGGCGATGGTCATCTCGCTGCCAGCGGCACTCTCCTACTACGAGACCTTCGGGCGCATGTGGGAGAGGGCGGCGTTCCTCAAGGCGCGGGTGGTGGCGGGGGACGCGGAGCTGGCGAACGAGCTGCTGAGCGACCTGAGCCCGTTCATCTGGCGGAGGAGCCTGGACCTGTCGGCGGTGGACGGGCTGAGGGAGCTCAAGGCGCAGATCGACCTGCGAGGCAAGGCGAGCGCGGACGACGTGAAGCTGGGGCCTGGGGGAATCCGGGAGGTGGAGTTCTTCGTCAACGCGCTCCAGCTGTTGCAGGGAGGAAAGGACGCGACGCTGCGCGAGGCGAGGACGATGCGAGCGCTGCGCAAGCTGGAGCGAGCGGGGTTCGTATCGGGGCCGGACGCGGACGCGCTGGAGGAGGCGTACGTCTTCCTGAGGCGGGTGGAGAACCGGCTGCAGATGCTGGAGGAGCGTCAAACCCAGGCGCTGCCCTCGGGGGAGCGAGAGCGCCGCCGGCTGGCCACGTCGCTGGGCTTCGCGGACTGGAACACCTTCGGCGCCGAGCTGGAGCGGCATCGCCGGTTCGTCCTGGACGCCTTCAACACGCTGCTCGGCCAGACGGCGCGGGACGAGGTGCCCGATGAGCCGCTCCTGGCGCTCGCGCTGGACCCGGACCTGCCGCCGCGGGAGCGGCAGGCGGCGCTGGACAAGCGGGGCTTCGAGAACCCCGAGAGGGCCCTGGCCGAGCTGGAGCGGCTGGCACGCGTCCCCCACTCCCCGTTCGTGGATGGGGGCTCGGGGGTGAAGGCGGTGCGCCTGCTGTCGGAGCTGGCGCAGACTCCGGATCCGGACCAGGCGCTGCTGCACTTCTCGGACTTCCTGGCGCGGCTGCACCAGCCGGAGGGCTACCTGGGGCTGCTGACGAACATGCCCCGGGCGAGCCGGCGCCTCTTCAACCTCTTCGGACAGAGCGACTACCTGTCGCGCATCTTCCTGCGGCACCCGGAGCTGCTGGACGCGCTGGTGCAGGCGCAGCTGGACGAGGCGGTGAAGCCGCCCGAGCGCATCCGTCAGGAGCTGAGCGCGAGGCTGGCCCGGCATCCGGACGCGGAGGCGAAGCACGGGGCGATGCCGCGCTTCAAGAACGAGGAGGTGCTGCGGATCGGGCTCAACGACATCGGCGGAGACCTCACGGTGCCGGAGGTGGCGAGGCAGCTCACGGCGGTGGCGGACGCCATCCTGGACGAGTGCCTCTTCCTGGCGATGGAGGAGCAGCGCGAGCGCTACGGCCTGCCGCTGAACGCGAGTGGCCAGCGCGAGGGGCTGGTGGTGATCGCCATGGGGAAGCTGGGCGGGTACGAGCTGGGCTACCACTCGGATCTGGACCTCATCTTCGTCTACAGCGGCAACGGTCAGGCGGAGACGAGCGGAGGCAACCGCGGCGGCATCACCCACCACGAGTATTTCGCGAAGACGGTGCAGCGGCTCATGACGCTGCTCCAGGTGCAACTGAGAGAGGGGCACCTCTACAAGATCGACGCGAGGCTGAGGCCGTCGGGGAACCAGGGGGCGCTGGTGGTGAGCCAGGACGCCTTCCGCGAGCACCACCAGAAGCGGGCGCAGCTCTGGGAGCGCCAGGCGCTCATCAAGGCCCGCCCGGCGGCGGGAGACGCCACGCACTTCCGGGCGTTGCAGGAGGAGGTGCTCGTCCCGCTCGTCTACGAGCGGCCCCTGCCCCCTGGAGCGGCGGCGGAGATCGACCGGCTGCGCACGCGCATGGAGCGGGAGCTGGCCCACGAGAGCGCGCAACAGCTCAACCCGAAGCTGGGCCAGGGAGGGCTGGTGGACGTGGAGTTCGCCGTCCAGTACCTGCAACTGGTGCACGGCCGGGAGTACCCGCGGGTGCGAAGCACCAACACCCTGGCGGCGCTGGAGGGGCTCCAGGCCGAGGGCCGCCTCTCCCCCGAGGACGCCGAGGTGCTGCGCGAGGGCTACCTCTTCCTGAGGCGGGTGGAGAACCGGCTGCGGCTGGTGCACGCCAGCTCCCTGGCGCACATGCCCACCAGCGGGCGGCCCCTGGCGCAGCTCGCGCGCCGGATGGGAGTGCTGCGTGCCGATCCGGGAGAAACGTTCCTCGCCCGCTATCGAGCCAGCGCGACACGCGTCCGGGACGTGTATGCTCGGGTGCTCCGTGCCTCACGCTGA